TCGACCTCACGCGCCGCAACGCGGCGCGCCTCGGCCTCGAGAACGTCACCGCGTGCCGTCCCGAGGACGTGCCCGACGACGTCCGGTTCGCAGCGCTGTGGTCGAACCCGCCGATCCGCGTCGGCAAGGACGTGCTGCACGACCTCCTGCGGACGTGGCTCCCCCGCCTCACGGACGACGGCGTCGCGCACCTCGTGGTGCAGCGCAACCTCGGCGCCGACTCGCTGCAGGGCTGGATCGCCCGCGAGATCCGCCCGGACGTGACGCGTGCCGCGAGCGCGAAGGGGTTCCGCGTGCTGCGCGTCGGCCCTGGGACAGCCGCGGTGCCGGGGGCTACGCCGACGGAGTGACGAGCCCGGCGCGCAGGGCGTCGAGGTCGACAGCCCCGTGCGCGACGAGCACGGCCGGGCCCGCGAGCTCGACGCGCTGCTCGGGCAGCATGCGCACCCGGACTGTCCCGCCCGGGACGTCGACGAACCACGTGCTCGGCGCTCCGGCGCCGGCCCACGCGGCGACCGCGAGCGCGGCCGCGCACGCGCCCGTCCCGCACGAGCGGGTCTCGCCAACGCCGCGCTCGTGGACGCGCATGCGCACGTGCCCGACGGCGGTGCCGTCCGCGTCCTGCGTCTCGGCGCGCGGCACGACGTACTCGACGTTCGTCCCGGCGGGCGGCACGGGAGCGACCTCAGGGATCGTGGTGAGGTCGAGCCCGTCGAGCTCGGCGTCCGTCGCGAGGGCGACGACCGTGTGCG
This genomic window from Flavimobilis soli contains:
- a CDS encoding class I SAM-dependent methyltransferase; this encodes MSNDHYFTAQPASKDERRLVSVRLDGRDVEVETAGGIFSPGRLDLGTQVLLRSVPEPPQTGNLLDVGCGWGPVALTLALQAPGAAVWAVDVNERALDLTRRNAARLGLENVTACRPEDVPDDVRFAALWSNPPIRVGKDVLHDLLRTWLPRLTDDGVAHLVVQRNLGADSLQGWIAREIRPDVTRAASAKGFRVLRVGPGTAAVPGATPTE